The Dioscorea cayenensis subsp. rotundata cultivar TDr96_F1 chromosome 19, TDr96_F1_v2_PseudoChromosome.rev07_lg8_w22 25.fasta, whole genome shotgun sequence genome includes a window with the following:
- the LOC120250204 gene encoding polyphenol oxidase, chloroplastic-like, whose translation MASMSTASNLPSPACSFFTNNQTRRLPPSPPQLAAVKTNHLLRRRLSCKAELGGKHSHDHDGENYYSHEMMKLDRRNMLIALGGGLYGAAATGTPHAKGLPIQPPDVSQCQLADGGGNQINCCPPYKSNSKIIDFKLPSPTSPMRVRPAAHLVNNEYLKKYRRAVQLMRELPASDPRNFMQQANVHCAYCDGAYDQVGFPDLELQVHNSWLFFPWHRYYLYFNERILGKLIGDETFALPYWNWDAQAGMRLPSIYTTPSTSLYDPLRDAKHQPPTVIDLDYNLVDQNLPDQEQIDQNLTIMYRQVVANKTPELFLGAAYRRGDQPNPGAGSLENVPHGPVHLWTGDRTQPNIEDMGTFYSAGRDPIFFAHHGNIDRLWYIWQTKVAAKNNTGFKDKDWLDAAFLFYDENAQLVRVKVRDCLDNKLLRYTYQEVDIPWLRKRPTPKAARAAARSAITEATFPLTLTAAASATVKRPRVGRSQSEKAAETEVLVVEGIQFPRDKAIKFDVFINAPSDFGQMRANASEFVGSFVNVAHTHRSTDSQMAVGRTRLKLSITESLDDIGADGDENIIVTLVPRTGTENVIIGGLSIDFSSSA comes from the coding sequence ATGGCTAGCATGTCCACTGCAAGCAACCTTCCATCCCCTGCATGCTCCTTCTTCACTAACAACCAAACAAGGAGgcttcctccttctcctcctcagCTGGCAGCTGTCAAAACAAACCATCTCCTGAGAAGGAGGCTGTCATGCAAAGCTGAACTGGGCGGGAAACACTCTCATGATCATGATGGTGAGAATTACTACTCTCATGAAATGATGAAGCTGGATAGGAGAAACATGCTGATAGCTTTAGGAGGTGGTTTGTATGGAGCCGCCGCCACAGGCACACCACATGCAAAGGGACTTCCAATCCAGCCTCCAGATGTCTCCCAGTGCCAGCTGGCCGATGGAGGCGGCAATCAAATCAACTGCTGCCCTCCCTACAAATCCAATAGTAAGATCATCGACTTCAAGCTCCCTTCCCCGACTTCACCAATGCGTGTGCGTCCAGCTGCTCATTTAGTCAACAACGAGTATCTAAAAAAGTACAGGAGAGCTGTCCAGTTGATGAGGGAGCTGCCGGCCAGCGACCCACGCAACTTCATGCAACAAGCCAACGTCCACTGCGCTTACTGTGACGGAGCTTACGACCAGGTTGGGTTCCCAGACCTTGAGCTCCAGGTCCATAACTCCTGGCTCTTCTTTCCTTGGCACCGCTACTACCTCTACTTTAATGAGAGAATCCTTGGCAAGCTCATTGGGGACGAGACCTTCGCTCTTCCTTACTGGAACTGGGACGCACAAGCCGGCATGAGGTTGCCTTCCATCTACACCACACCATCAACTTCTCTTTACGACCCCCTCCGTGACGCTAAGCACCAGCCACCAACCGTGATTGATCTTGACTACAATCTCGTTGACCAAAACCTCCCTGATCAAGAGCAGATTGACCAGAACCTCACCATCATGTACAGGCAAGTGGTGGCTAATAAAACACCTGAACTATTCCTTGGAGCAGCCTACCGGAGAGGTGATCAGCCAAACCCAGGGGCTGGTTCCTTGGAGAACGTTCCTCACGGGCCGGTGCACCTGTGGACTGGTGACCGTACCCAGCCAAATATTGAAGACATGGGCACATTCTACTCTGCTGGGAGAGACCCCATCTTTTTCGCCCACCATGGCAACATTGACCGACTCTGGTATATCTGGCAGACGAAGGTTGCGGCGAAGAATAACACCGGCTTCAAAGACAAGGACTGGCTCGACGCAGCTTTTCTCTTCTATGACGAGAACGCGCAGCTTGTGAGGGTGAAAGTCCGAGACTGTCTGGACAATAAATTGCTGCGCTACACTTACCAAGAAGTTGATATCCCTTGGCTCCGGAAGCGACCAACTCCCAAAGCAGCACGGGCCGCTGCAAGGTCAGCAATCACGGAAGCAACATTCCCGTTGACATTGACCGCAGCCGCCAGCGCCACCGTGAAGAGGCCTCGTGTCGGTAGGAGCCAATCGGAGAAGGCAGCGGAGACTGAGGTGCTCGTCGTGGAGGGGATTCAGTTTCCGAGAGACAAAGCCATAAAGTTCGACGTTTTCATCAATGCTCCTTCGGATTTCGGACAAATGAGGGCCAATGCGAGCGAGTTTGTCGGAAGCTTTGTGAACGTCGCGCACACGCACAGGTCCACCGACTCTCAGATGGCAGTTGGGAGGACAAGGCTGAAGTTGAGCATCACGGAGTCTCTTGATGATATTGGTGCCGATGGGGATGAGAATATCATCGTCACACTGGTGCCAAGGACAGGGACTGAGAACGTCATAATCGGTGGGCTTAGCATCGACTTCTCTTCCTCAGCGTga